tactttttcagtCGCCATTCGCTTGATTGTTGTGCAGATTCGACATTATATCCATAAACTCACGTTTTGTCACCAGCAATAATACGTTTGATGAATCTACAATCTTGTAGACTCCTCGGTAATCATATGTACATCTCTTTTTCAATCTCGACGCTCTTCACGacgattcaatatttttcataaccaaaacattaacctAAATGGCTTAGTCAATCCATAAtagatgttgagatcctctgctatctccTTATCGCCATTAACAGAGATAGATAGACGATtgcatgaggcaagttttcaaTGAATTCAATGACTTCAATACCTTCACTGTATACCTTGTGATACTCAAATTCTTGTGTATGTGATATAGTAAACTACTGAAAACACTTCTGCAACAATTTCAGCGATTCCTTAGCGGCGATTCCATTGGAGATCACAATTTGAATTGTAAATTGATGTTCAGTTTTTTTATGGTAAAAAATGAACgtgtccgagtcaaatttgatcaaatggtatatacgcgaactCGTCTCTTAGTTTCTGAAATACGagcaataaatatgtatgtattggtaaTGGATAAAAGACCTAAACAGGGTTGCTATGTCCGAACCATTTAGCACAACTTATTCGAAGTGACCAGTGGTCAACCACTGACGTAACTCTTGTGTAGGCctacttttctttttattcGCACATGATCATTATATTATCAAAGTTGTAGTCACACCAACcgtatgtgccacttgcaggtcactaaaaaaGTCCCTCCAGCGAACCGCCGCAGTCTTTTGGCATGACGGCTCTTCAACTTTTCCCATTTTttggaggtactttttgaagtatgcTGCTTTGTACAGAAGTTGACTTTTCTATAAGTTTTAATCTCTTATAAGTCTGGCCGTGGTCTTGTTATTTTCACGTACTTTCTTTAGctaacacaaatttttttctagaaGGTCAATTGGGGTATTATCGTTTATGACTAATATTGCGTTAGTTTACACTGTTCGGTAAGCTGAAACAACACGCAGAGCTGTGGTGCGATGGACTCTGGCCAATACctgctttcttttttctttaatgagCGCTCCAATGTTGACCATCAGTCTGCCTAGTTGGGAGGTGATTTTCGCTGACTTTCCTGTGGCGTGCTTGATTTGTACCCAGAAAGATAGTCCAGGGTTCAGCCTTGTGATTAGATAGCTAACGGCTAATCAAATAAGATTCGTCTCGCATTTCAAGTTTTATTATCTGGTCATAACTAATATTTTACTGGTCTGGGCCTGATTGACCCTTATGCTGGTCTTAACGTCACCGCTATTTGTCATAAACCTTCTCTAGACTGGCGCAGCAGTTTTCTGTTACTACTCATGTTAAgataatgtaaaataattttttgtaatttatcaGAACATGGACCTACAATGAAAGTTTACTAGCAAATAGGATTTTTATTGAGAGAATCGCTAGTTTCTGTAAAGAATTGAAATTAACACAATAAAATCgcttgtaaaaattatttaaagcagAATGTTACTTTGAATTTGTATTCACCATGAATATACATTTTGTTTCATACCATATTTGCGTACTGAAGATGTGGCTTGAAATAAAGTCCTTAGaaaatctttacaaaaattcactCAAAATACTTCACCGTCTTTTTACAGCAATTTATCAAATCAATATCTCAGCAGTAATATAACAacgcaaatgtacatatgtattttatacatAATCACGCGTGTGTATGTGattcttgttaaataaatacaaacgcAACACGCGCATAGTATTGGTGCAGAGCTTAGCGGCATTAGCTGCTCCCAGCATGGATGAGTTCCCAGTGGTACAAGTGCCAGTCGACGAAGTGCTCGAGGAAGCGGAATTTGGTAAGGCCAATTGTtgtcagaaaattttaaaatctctcATTTATGAATTCTCTCGCAGAGCGTCTCTATTCGGCACCCACTGGCATCGTGGTGTTACTGTCCATTTTCTATGGCACTATAAGTATTTTGGCAGTTATCGGCAACTCGCTGGTTATTTGGGTGGTAGTGACAACACGTCAAATGCGCACCGTTACAAACATGTACATAGCCAATTTGGCATTTGCGGATGTAGTCATCGGCTTATTTTGTATACCATTTCAGGTAAAAGACTTTTGTTCGAATGTTAAAATGCTTTTAACTCCAATTAACATTGAGCTGTTAGTTAATAATTTAGCATAATATCTCTTGCgaatgtatgaatatatttttgacgagatacatatatacgaaattCAGTATGGGTTATTGATTAATGCAATGGtgaaatctccgaagaaattattcagatcgagtcactatagtatatagctgtcacTCTTGTATTGAGCATTTgtgttttcatttaaaacttttatttaatttagtttatttaaatttaatttaatttaatttagtttaaattaatttaattaatttattttattttattttattttatttcaatttatttaatttaaatttatttactttaacttattttaattttatttatttactttaatttaacttaatttaatttaatttaatttaatttaatttaatttatttaatttaatttaatttattttattttaatttagtttaaatcaatttagtttaatttaaatttatttagtttaaccatattttaatttaatttgatttaattcaatttattttagtttaatttaatttaatttatttcaatttaatttagtttaaactaatttaatttatttattttaatttaacttaatttaatttaatttaatttaaattaaattaatttaatttattttaatttaattcaatttattttagtttaaactaatttaatttatttattttaatttaacttaatttaatttagtttaattaaaattaatttaatttaattaatttaatttattttaatttaatttaattcaatttagtttaatttaaattaaattaaattaatttaatttaatttatttaatttaatttaatttaatttaatttattttattttaatttaatttattttatttaatataatttaaattaattatttcaactttttcgcgtaatttatttaaatttaatttagtttacttaaatttgactttattttacttaatgtTTTTATCCTTTCCAGTTTCAAGCCGCTTTATTGCAACGCTGGAATCTGCCGTGGTTTATGTGTGGTTTTTGTCCGTTTATACAGGCATTAACTGTTAACGTGTCAGTTTTCACGCTCACCGCAATTGCCATCGACAGACATCGCGCCATTATAAATCCGCTCAGGTGAGTGAGTTTTAAATAAGTTCAGCCGACATATTTTGGGGGTAAAAGGGAAGAGCATAAGATTGTTCAGCGGTAGAAACAACCTCATGTTATCTTAATGTTAATTATTCTGTGAAATAGGGAAATTAAGTTGGCAACCAAAATCCTAAATTATCTATTTAAATTTGCTATTTGAAATTTAAGGTGAAGTATGCTGgctttaatatttgaatttatcaaaattacGATTACCATTAATTCCCGACACCTTCATATCTCCCGTCGCTTAAACGTGACTATTCCACGAAAATTCAGATAACGTGACTAAGCTTGAAAAGATAATTAAATTCCTTGGCCGCAAAAAGTTGGCAAAACTGTGCAAATAAATTTGCGTTTCTTATATTAATTCAAAGCACTTTCACGGAAAGCCATTAACAATCAAATATCTTCTGCTGAAAAACGATATATCCATAAATTGTTCGTGGGAATATCGCGTTTATTTATAGCTTCTATTAATAATATCACAGcatgcttttattatatttaataataaatatttatttgtattgtattattGCTTAGGGCGCGACCTACAAAATGGGTGTCCAAATTAATACTCATCGGCATTTGGCTGGCGGCATTTCTATTTGCCACACCCTGTGCCATAGCATTTCGCGTTGAAGTGGAGCATGAGCGCTACAGAGGTAAGCACGTGtttatattgcattttatttacatacttaaacAGGGTGGTCTATGTGGTGattgcattttaaaaaattaaaaaaatactcaattttaaatacaacaatacagagatgtactcgtatgtacatgtAAGCAGCAGAAATATTACGTAGCGCAGCCATTAAGATTAGTTTAGGCAACGATTTCATTGAAGTAACAGCCTCAGTAGATTTAATGATGGCATATCATACTAGcacattttgttaaaaactagCTAATAGCTTTGACACTCTGTCCTCACGCAAATAGCGTGCTTGCCACTCCGCTTGAGGGTTTCTATCATTAATGGCTGCTTTGCTTAAAATTTCCAGTCAACACTGCTCGCGGCGATTTCATAACACTGCAGCGGCTGATTATCAAACTTGACTGGCAAACTTTCATATCAGCAAGTTTTATTAAGCGTGATGCTAGTAGAACCTCTGATTGCATAAATACCAACCGGCAGTTCCCGCTCAGGAAAGATTTGTATCTTGTATCTTCCCCACAAAGCGCTGACAGCAGAGCTTTCGGCATTTAAAGCAGCATTTTTTCGGCTATCTAGTGGCAAAGCGCTTGCGGAGTCGCATTAatgatatttttctaaaaaaaaactacgtAAAAGAACCACCCtgtaaaacaacatttttaatattactcaCTACCTTCTCTTcgatgtgtttttttttgcagaaaacGGCATTATTTTCAATGTTACCCGACCATTTTGCTTGAATAAAAACCTTTCCGAGAAGCAATTACAAACATACCGTTACACATTGGTGTTCATGCAGTACTTTGTGCCGTTTTGCGTCATCAGTTTTGTCTACATACAAATGGCGGTGAAGTTGTGGGGCACACGAGCGCCAGGCAATGCTCAGGATACACGCGACATAACACTTCtgcgaaataaaaagaaagtaaGTCAGCGGAAAAGTCCACACATTTGTGTGGATTTCATTTCCttgagtgcgtgtgtgtgaaagttgtgtgtgcgtgtgggcgcaggtgtgggtgtgtgtatgtagagCTCAAAAGCTGAAGGATTTCCGCTAGCTTAAGACCTGCAACGGGtgtttatattgttatttgttttcGATATTACGGTTGTTAAATACTTATACCTTGAATATGGTGTATTAAATTAGTAACACACAGAAGGAAATATTAAAgagcttttaaaatttgtacataaattatCAGATGTTTATTTACCTTTGTTCGTCAATCTGTTTGTCTGCTACTTCGTCTAACTCCATACGATATAAGCCAACGAGTTGCTCAAGTTTTGGAATAACGATATGAAACATCACACTCTTCAGTTTCTTCCCAAgaaaaactgctcatttgttggaaacGCCGATATAAGACtactatagcatttagctgccatattaactgaccaatcaaaataaGCCCTTacctgaaaaacttttttatttgaagagtttTACTCACGATTGTCAAAGTCAATGATTCAGTatccgaataaattgttcacaTTGATCcgctacagcatatagctgcaatacaaactgaccacTCAAAGTCAAGTTAAAGATCT
This genomic stretch from Bactrocera dorsalis isolate Fly_Bdor chromosome 5, ASM2337382v1, whole genome shotgun sequence harbors:
- the LOC105223655 gene encoding RYamide receptor — encoded protein: MDEFPVVQVPVDEVLEEAEFERLYSAPTGIVVLLSIFYGTISILAVIGNSLVIWVVVTTRQMRTVTNMYIANLAFADVVIGLFCIPFQFQAALLQRWNLPWFMCGFCPFIQALTVNVSVFTLTAIAIDRHRAIINPLRARPTKWVSKLILIGIWLAAFLFATPCAIAFRVEVEHERYRENGIIFNVTRPFCLNKNLSEKQLQTYRYTLVFMQYFVPFCVISFVYIQMAVKLWGTRAPGNAQDTRDITLLRNKKKVIKMLIIVVVVFGLCWLPLQLYNILYVTFPEINEYHFINIIWFCCDWLAMSNSCYNPFIYGIYNEKFKREFNKRFATCFCKTHKLLDVPERTMSMHTRVSSIRSSSVPNSSMRIRSNLHGGVTGNEGSTVAAKMPTTTANSNVFTHEIGRNDNAVSLELTNLDSKTQSGIATNNNNNNSSSSNYNTNTTSSNVCSMQLQEAEVIAGEHTCVGETDALIELKALSHNAHNAGNST